The proteins below are encoded in one region of Holophagaceae bacterium:
- a CDS encoding TonB-dependent siderophore receptor — protein MLHSMLFFLITGLSPQEKPNQAPPRTEAVLPEVKVKAKKGPKKSARLNAYQAPVATSAAKLDAPLKDIPQTVNVVTEALLQDQGAKSMQDALRTVAGVGLSSGDGQRDQVSIRGFSAIGDQFVDGLRDDAMYFRDLSNVAQVEVLKGPASVLYGRGSSGGVINRVTKKADGLHHGTLELTGGSFNQKRAALDFGNSATESISYRATAAVERSGGFRNQAFLEREAATPSILFTFGKNTRLVAQFDHLRDKRPTDFGIPSLDGRPVDVPRETYYGSPDARREDFTESTMDAEYLRFDHRFTQTLELRNTFRTYDFELDRHNTMPGQVLAATRQVRLNHGDVSRQEQGWFNQLELVQRISTGPVFHELLYGMELGHQSKYGRFATFTNVATVELFNPILKPLTLGTPAVTETVADQSTTAFYVQDLITFSEHWKALLGLRHDRYRQETELQRPAPGRLERTDAAWSPRAGLVFQPDAVQSWYLSFSRSFQPSGELSQLAVNTAKIDPEQTRNLEAGLKLDLLEGRASATFSVFDLERTGIKSADPANPSLLVPIGTQRTRGLEATFDGQVSSAWRLHGGYAYLDARLTKSTPGTKVSGVPVEGHRPSLTPLNSGNLWADWAFAPGWSAGLGVNASGDRFASASNLVRLGGYVTFDGALRYRAKAWEVALNAYNLTNRKYIASGHGGSDILLLPGGPLAAQVTARFHF, from the coding sequence ATGCTCCACTCCATGCTTTTCTTCCTGATCACAGGCCTATCCCCGCAGGAGAAACCCAACCAGGCGCCCCCACGAACCGAGGCCGTTCTTCCTGAAGTGAAGGTCAAAGCCAAAAAAGGCCCCAAGAAGTCTGCTCGCCTTAATGCCTACCAAGCCCCTGTAGCCACCTCTGCAGCCAAGCTGGACGCCCCTCTCAAGGACATTCCACAAACAGTAAACGTGGTGACCGAAGCCCTGCTCCAGGATCAGGGGGCGAAATCCATGCAGGACGCGCTGCGCACTGTCGCTGGCGTGGGCCTCAGCAGCGGCGACGGTCAGCGGGACCAGGTTTCCATCCGCGGCTTTTCCGCCATCGGCGACCAGTTCGTGGACGGCCTGCGGGACGACGCCATGTACTTTCGTGATCTCTCCAACGTGGCCCAGGTGGAGGTCCTGAAGGGCCCCGCCTCCGTGCTCTATGGCCGCGGCAGCTCCGGCGGCGTCATCAATCGCGTTACCAAGAAGGCTGACGGCTTGCACCACGGGACCTTGGAACTCACGGGCGGATCCTTCAATCAGAAGCGGGCCGCTTTGGATTTCGGGAATTCGGCCACGGAGTCAATCTCGTACCGCGCCACGGCGGCCGTGGAGCGCAGCGGGGGATTCCGAAACCAAGCCTTCCTGGAGCGCGAGGCCGCCACCCCCTCCATCCTTTTCACCTTCGGCAAGAACACCCGCCTGGTGGCCCAGTTCGATCATCTGCGGGATAAGCGCCCCACGGATTTCGGCATCCCTTCCCTGGATGGCCGCCCGGTGGACGTCCCCCGGGAGACCTACTATGGCTCGCCCGACGCCCGCCGCGAGGACTTCACCGAGTCCACCATGGACGCAGAGTACCTCCGCTTCGACCACCGCTTCACACAGACGCTCGAACTGCGCAACACCTTCCGCACCTACGATTTCGAACTGGACCGCCACAACACAATGCCCGGCCAGGTGCTGGCCGCCACGCGGCAGGTGCGCCTCAATCACGGCGACGTCTCGCGCCAGGAACAAGGTTGGTTCAATCAGCTGGAACTGGTGCAGCGCATTTCCACGGGCCCCGTGTTCCACGAACTGCTTTACGGAATGGAGCTGGGCCATCAGTCCAAGTACGGCCGCTTCGCCACCTTTACCAACGTGGCCACCGTGGAGCTCTTCAACCCCATCCTGAAACCCCTGACCCTGGGCACGCCCGCCGTGACCGAGACCGTGGCGGACCAAAGCACCACCGCCTTCTACGTCCAGGATCTCATCACCTTCTCCGAGCATTGGAAGGCCCTGCTGGGCCTGCGCCACGACCGCTACCGCCAGGAAACTGAGCTGCAGCGGCCCGCGCCCGGGCGCCTGGAGCGCACCGACGCCGCCTGGAGCCCCCGGGCGGGCCTGGTCTTCCAGCCGGATGCCGTGCAGTCCTGGTACCTCTCCTTCAGCCGTAGCTTCCAGCCCTCAGGCGAACTCTCCCAGTTAGCGGTCAATACCGCCAAGATTGACCCCGAACAGACCCGCAATCTGGAAGCGGGCCTGAAGCTGGATCTCCTCGAAGGCCGGGCCTCCGCCACCTTCTCGGTGTTCGACCTCGAACGCACGGGCATCAAGAGCGCCGATCCCGCCAACCCCTCCCTCCTCGTGCCCATCGGCACCCAACGGACTCGCGGATTGGAAGCGACCTTCGACGGCCAAGTGAGCTCCGCCTGGCGTCTGCACGGGGGCTATGCCTACCTGGACGCGCGCCTGACCAAATCCACACCCGGCACCAAGGTATCGGGAGTTCCCGTGGAAGGGCATCGTCCCTCCCTCACCCCATTGAACAGCGGGAATTTGTGGGCGGATTGGGCCTTCGCGCCGGGCTGGAGTGCGGGCCTGGGCGTCAACGCTTCCGGAGACCGCTTCGCGTCGGCTTCCAATCTGGTGCGCCTGGGGGGTTACGTCACCTTCGACGGGGCCCTGCGTTACCGCGCCAAAGCTTGGGAGGTGGCCCTCAACGCCTACAACCTGACCAATCGTAAATACATCGCGTCGGGGCACGGAGGCAGCGACATCCTCCTGCTTCCTGGCGGGCCCCTCGCCGCCCAAGTGACCGCTCGTTTTCATTTCTAG
- a CDS encoding PepSY-associated TM helix domain-containing protein — MNPRFLRWLRQAHAWVGLAGATFGLLFGITGLLLNHRSVMKVEAGHLDEKRVQVEVAPSPATAEVLARDLAARFGFPLERAQWRVDTARSVRFSGAPVITAEQWTVKLNGHARFARATYTPGNRTVELEQREANVLAALQRLHKADGSQAGWILLTDAFAGGLIFLTLTGIVLWTRLSGPKLLAAGLVTGGLVTAILVASRAW; from the coding sequence ATGAACCCCCGGTTCCTGCGTTGGCTTCGTCAAGCTCACGCCTGGGTCGGGCTGGCAGGCGCCACATTTGGCCTCCTGTTTGGCATCACGGGCTTGCTGCTCAATCACCGGTCCGTGATGAAGGTGGAAGCGGGACACCTGGACGAGAAAAGGGTTCAGGTGGAGGTCGCGCCTTCCCCCGCAACCGCCGAGGTTCTGGCCCGAGACCTGGCCGCGCGGTTTGGCTTCCCCCTCGAGCGCGCCCAGTGGCGCGTGGACACGGCGCGCTCCGTCCGTTTCAGTGGTGCTCCCGTCATCACCGCCGAACAGTGGACCGTGAAGCTCAACGGCCACGCCCGTTTCGCTCGGGCCACCTACACCCCCGGAAATCGTACGGTGGAGCTGGAACAACGGGAAGCCAACGTCCTTGCGGCCCTCCAGCGACTGCACAAGGCCGACGGATCCCAGGCTGGATGGATCCTCCTGACGGACGCCTTCGCCGGGGGCCTGATTTTCCTCACGCTCACAGGGATCGTGCTTTGGACCCGACTTTCAGGCCCCAAGCTGTTGGCGGCGGGCCTGGTCACGGGAGGGCTCGTCACCGCGATCCTGGTGGCCAGCCGAGCTTGGTGA
- a CDS encoding ferritin, producing MISPRMQAALNTQINLEQYSAQLYLAMSAHCDALSFKGFAHWLRIQAVEETAHAMKLIDFILERHGKLELQPITVPPAEFGGVIQVFEKTLEHEKGITAKINALFELARTEKDYASEITLQWYVTEQVEEESNVGQIVDHLRAVGDQGGGIWYLDSRMGKRSSK from the coding sequence ATGATCAGCCCCAGAATGCAAGCCGCCCTCAACACCCAAATCAACCTCGAGCAGTACTCAGCCCAGCTCTACCTGGCCATGAGCGCCCACTGCGATGCCTTGAGCTTCAAGGGCTTCGCCCACTGGCTCAGGATCCAGGCCGTCGAGGAAACGGCCCATGCCATGAAGCTCATCGACTTCATCCTGGAGCGCCACGGCAAGCTGGAATTGCAGCCCATCACCGTTCCCCCCGCGGAGTTCGGCGGTGTCATCCAGGTCTTCGAGAAGACCCTCGAGCATGAGAAGGGCATCACCGCCAAGATCAACGCCTTGTTCGAACTGGCCCGCACCGAGAAGGACTACGCCAGCGAGATAACCCTTCAGTGGTACGTCACTGAACAGGTGGAGGAAGAATCAAACGTAGGCCAGATCGTGGACCATCTCCGAGCCGTGGGCGACCAGGGCGGCGGCATCTGGTACCTGGACTCCAGGATGGGAAAGCGCTCCAGTAAGTAA
- a CDS encoding energy transducer TonB, with product MGGVPGGASGGMVGGQVGAVVPPQFDAAYLQNPEPDYPILSKRLGEEGRVILRVFVNPEGLAEQVEIRQSSGHPRLDLAALGTVRCWRFTPARRGLEPLAAWVLVPLSFQLDA from the coding sequence ATCGGGGGCGTTCCAGGTGGGGCATCGGGCGGCATGGTTGGTGGCCAGGTGGGTGCCGTTGTGCCACCACAATTCGATGCTGCCTACCTTCAGAATCCCGAGCCCGACTACCCGATTCTCTCAAAGCGCCTGGGGGAAGAAGGCAGGGTAATCCTTCGTGTGTTCGTTAATCCTGAGGGCCTCGCCGAACAGGTGGAGATCCGCCAAAGCAGCGGCCATCCTCGCTTGGATCTGGCGGCCCTCGGAACAGTCCGCTGTTGGCGATTCACTCCCGCACGTCGGGGCCTAGAGCCACTCGCCGCCTGGGTCCTGGTCCCGCTTTCCTTCCAACTGGACGCTTAA
- a CDS encoding methyltransferase domain-containing protein → MSGTEHFDQAAATWDLADRRVALAHEVAQAIAVRVLLTKEQTVLDFGCGTGLVTLELAPQVGSITGADTSPGMLKTLAEKAEVLGISVRLISLDNTGVGGLGGPYDLIVSCMTLHHLADVPALFRQFMQHLRPGGQVALADLDEEDGSFHEASVSIHHRGFSRDQIQAWLEGAGFQKIHLETATVTLKEGKEYSVFLATAQ, encoded by the coding sequence ATGTCAGGGACCGAACATTTTGATCAGGCTGCGGCGACCTGGGATCTCGCGGACCGGCGCGTGGCGCTGGCTCATGAGGTGGCACAGGCCATTGCAGTACGGGTGCTGCTGACGAAGGAACAAACCGTCCTGGATTTCGGCTGCGGCACGGGGCTCGTCACTTTGGAGTTGGCACCACAAGTCGGATCTATCACTGGAGCCGACACCTCGCCCGGCATGCTGAAGACCCTGGCGGAAAAGGCCGAAGTACTGGGGATTTCCGTGCGCCTGATATCGCTGGACAACACGGGGGTTGGGGGTCTTGGCGGCCCTTACGACCTCATCGTGAGCTGCATGACCCTGCATCACCTCGCCGATGTGCCCGCACTGTTCCGTCAGTTCATGCAGCACCTCCGCCCCGGTGGACAGGTTGCCTTGGCCGATCTGGATGAGGAGGATGGCAGTTTCCATGAAGCCAGTGTGAGCATCCATCACCGTGGCTTTTCACGGGATCAAATCCAGGCCTGGCTAGAAGGCGCAGGCTTCCAAAAGATTCATCTGGAGACCGCCACAGTAACACTCAAGGAAGGGAAGGAATATTCCGTGTTCCTGGCCACTGCTCAATGA
- the lgt gene encoding prolipoprotein diacylglyceryl transferase — protein MWPIHLNLGFKVVYYYEGFYFLVSILAAAILIIHRFRKAGLDAGVFTRSLTWILLGSILGARIFHFLFWDVQAMLTSPLAFFRIWEGGLSITGGLVGGVITAFICFSRAKVDFWRYFAAASPAVLIGQAIGRVGCFLNGDAWGIPTRVPWGVSLPKFGTLLPEWKADHRVPGEAWTWCVNQGFTNPAALTTVPLHPTQIYEALGDLLLAGMLVFLGRTLAKRDGPWPIVLWFHLGGYSVLRFGLEFLHGDRDVTVWAGMTALQIGLLAFAMLSRALFIRAGSQANH, from the coding sequence ATGTGGCCAATTCACCTGAACCTGGGTTTCAAGGTCGTCTACTACTACGAGGGGTTCTATTTCCTCGTTTCCATCTTGGCCGCAGCAATCCTCATCATTCATCGGTTCAGAAAGGCTGGGCTCGATGCCGGGGTTTTCACGCGCAGCCTCACCTGGATTCTCCTGGGTTCGATCCTCGGAGCCAGGATCTTTCATTTCCTCTTCTGGGATGTGCAGGCGATGCTCACAAGCCCTCTAGCCTTCTTCCGCATATGGGAAGGCGGGCTTTCGATCACGGGTGGTTTGGTGGGAGGCGTCATCACAGCCTTCATCTGCTTCAGCCGCGCGAAGGTAGACTTCTGGCGCTACTTCGCCGCCGCTAGCCCAGCGGTCCTCATCGGACAGGCTATTGGCCGTGTTGGGTGCTTCCTGAACGGGGATGCGTGGGGCATCCCGACCCGTGTGCCCTGGGGGGTCTCACTGCCGAAGTTCGGAACTCTCCTTCCTGAATGGAAAGCTGATCATCGCGTCCCAGGCGAGGCATGGACCTGGTGCGTCAACCAGGGTTTCACGAACCCTGCAGCCCTAACCACCGTGCCGCTCCACCCCACCCAAATTTATGAAGCTCTCGGAGATCTGCTCCTGGCGGGCATGTTGGTTTTCCTTGGACGAACCCTGGCGAAAAGGGACGGCCCATGGCCGATCGTTCTTTGGTTCCATCTCGGCGGCTATTCCGTCCTGCGTTTCGGACTGGAATTCCTCCATGGAGACAGGGATGTCACGGTCTGGGCGGGCATGACCGCCCTTCAGATTGGTCTTCTAGCATTCGCAATGCTGAGCAGGGCGCTGTTCATAAGGGCTGGCAGTCAAGCCAATCATTGA